The Acidiferrobacteraceae bacterium genome includes the window GCGAGCTGATCCGACGCAACGGCCTCAAGAAGCCGTACGTGATTCGCCCTGGGCAGCGCCTGCGCCTCGCGGCGCCCACTGACTCATCCCGCCCGGGGCGCCCTCGGGCCCGGCGACAGACGCCGCCCCGGATTCCCGTGCCCCACGGCCGGGTCCGGCGAGTGCATGGCTGGATCTGGCCAACAAAAGGGGCCGTGGTTGGCGGGTTTTCCCGGACCGGGGTCAACAAGGGGATTGATATCGCAGGACGCAGGGGTAGCGACATCCTTGCGGCCTCCGGCGGCAGCGTGGTGTACCAGGGGAGTGGACTTCGGGGTTATGGAAAGCTTATCATCATCAAACATAATGCTGATTTTTTAAGCGCTTACGCGCACTGTGCGAGAATCTTGGTGAGGGACGGTGAGTCGGTGAAGCGCGGTCAGCGAATCGCTACCATGGGAAGCTCGGGCACCAACAGGGTGAAGCTTCATTTCGAAATCCGTCTGCGCGGCAAGCCGGTTAATCCTCTGCGCTATCTGCCAGGAAAATCCTGACCAAAACCATATGAGTCCACGACGATCATCCCCCGACCACGAAGACGACCAGTCGGCGAAATCCGAAGAGGACGGCGATCTGGACATCGAGCAGAAGGAAGAAGAGAAGGGAAAGGAAGCCAAGACCAAGTCCTCCGGTTCTTCGAACTATGCGGCGCGGGAAGCCGACGCGCACGCCGACGCCACGCGCCTGTACCTGAAAGAGATCGGGTTCTCCCCCTTGTTGACGGCCGAGGAGGAGGTGTACTACGCACGGCGCGCACTCAAGGGAGACGATGCCTCGCGGCGCAAGATGATCGAGAGCAACCTTCGCCTGGTGGTGAAGATCGCCCGTCGTTATATGAATCGTGGCCTGGCCCTGCTGGACCTGATCGAAGAAGGCAATCTCGGTCTGATTCGCGCCGTGGAAAAATTCGACCCTGAACGCGGCTTCCGCTTTTCGACCTATGCGACCTGGTGGATTCGCCAGACGATCGAGCGGGGTATCATGAACCAGACCCGCACGATTCGCCTGCCGGTGCATGTGGTCAAGGAAATCAATATCTACCAGCGTGCTGCACGCCATCTGGCACAGAAGCTCGATCACGAGCCGACTCCGGAAGATGTCGCCGATCTGCTGGACAAGCCGATCGAGGATGTGAAATCCATGATGGGTCTCAACGAGCGCGTCGCATCGGTCGATGCGCCTCTGGATCAGGACCCCGACCGTTCCCTGCTGGATGCGATTGCCGATGAGTCGGTGGAAGACCCGGCCATGGTCATGCAATCGGGAGACATCCAGATCCAGGTCGTGAACTGGCTGAACGAACTGAGCGAAAAACAACGCCAGGTGGTGGAGCGCCGCTTCGGACTCAACGGTCACGAGGTCGCCACGCTGGAAGAAGTCGGGGAAGAGATCGGCGTAACCCGGGAGCGTGTCCGCCAGATTCAGGTAGAGGCGCTGAAGCGCCTGCGGGCGATTCTTGAAAAGAACGGATACTCCGGCGATTCGCTGTTCTAGGCGGCGACCGGCGGAAGGATAAGCCCTGCGACCACGAGTCGGCGTTCACTCATCAGGACATTGTAGGTACGGCAGGCGGCGGCTGTATCCATTACCTCAAAGCCAATGGCCGAGGCAACCAGGTCCTGAAGGACACTTGCCGGGGGAAACTGCAGTCTCGCCCCGGTCCCGATCAGCACCAACTCCGGTCCCAGTTCCAGGATTGAACGAAGGTGGTCGCGCTGAAGCTGATCCGGGTGTGATACGGGCCAGTCCGTATGCAAGGCTCGCGGCGAAATAATCAGGCTGCTGGAGTATGACTCCTGGTTGATTCGTATCCGCCCAGGCTCGTAGGCGCGGATGAGATATTCGTCCTTGTCCCCGGTTTCGAGATGAATCTGCATGTCGGTGAATCCTGTTTTCGGGTTCCCGAATTGCACTTATAATGCGCCGCTTCGGCGGCCCGGAATAAACCCCGGAATCGACTCAGTCGCGTAGTATACGCCTCAATAGCCAGCACGAGACCACAGCATTTCAATGGATGATTTTCCACGCATCAAGCGGCTGCCGCCCTATGTTTTCAACATCGTCAACGAGCTGAAGGCCGAGGCGCGCCAGCGCGGCGAAGACATTATCGACTTCGGCATGGGCAATCCCGATCAGCCTACCCCGAAGCATATCGTCGACAAGCTGTGCGAGGTGGCGCACCGCGACGATACCCACCGCTATTCCATGTCGCGTGGAATTCCCCGCTTGCGACGGGCAATCTGCAATTGGTACAAGGACCGGTTTGACGTCGATCTGGACATGGACAAGGAGGCCATCGTCACCATTGGCTCCAAGGAGGGGCTCGCTCACCTGGCCCTGGCCATTGTGGACAAGGGCGATGCGGTTCTGGTGCCCAATCCCGCCTACCCGATCCATCCCTACGGTTTTGTGATCGCCGGCGCGGACATTCGGCACGTGCCGCTGGTGCCCGGCGGGGACTTCTTTGTCGAACTGGAAAAGGCAATCAAGGACTCATGGCCCAAGCCCAAGATGCTGGTGCTCAACTTTCCGGCGAACCCGACCGCGCAGTGCGTGGAACTGGATTTCTTTGAAAAAGTGGTCGCGATTTGTCGCGAACATGAGATCTGGGTGATCCACGACATCGCCTATGCGGAAATCGCCTTCGACGGCTACCGGGCGCCTTCCATCCTGCAGGTCCCAGGGGCGAAGGAAATCGCCGTTGAATT containing:
- a CDS encoding peptidoglycan DD-metalloendopeptidase family protein, with the protein product MHGWIWPTKGAVVGGFSRTGVNKGIDIAGRRGSDILAASGGSVVYQGSGLRGYGKLIIIKHNADFLSAYAHCARILVRDGESVKRGQRIATMGSSGTNRVKLHFEIRLRGKPVNPLRYLPGKS
- the alaC gene encoding alanine transaminase; protein product: MDDFPRIKRLPPYVFNIVNELKAEARQRGEDIIDFGMGNPDQPTPKHIVDKLCEVAHRDDTHRYSMSRGIPRLRRAICNWYKDRFDVDLDMDKEAIVTIGSKEGLAHLALAIVDKGDAVLVPNPAYPIHPYGFVIAGADIRHVPLVPGGDFFVELEKAIKDSWPKPKMLVLNFPANPTAQCVELDFFEKVVAICREHEIWVIHDIAYAEIAFDGYRAPSILQVPGAKEIAVEFYSLSKTYNMPGWRVGFMVGNRKLVAALGRMKSYMDYGTFTPIQVAAIVALEGPQDCVEEIRMTYQNRRDVLCNGLTNAGWPVEKPKATMFVWAKIPEPYRELGSLEFSKKLLRDAKVAVSPGIGFGEYGDEYVRFGLIENEHRTRQAVRSIRQMMRNDHAKGFKEE
- the rpoS gene encoding RNA polymerase sigma factor RpoS, encoding MSPRRSSPDHEDDQSAKSEEDGDLDIEQKEEEKGKEAKTKSSGSSNYAAREADAHADATRLYLKEIGFSPLLTAEEEVYYARRALKGDDASRRKMIESNLRLVVKIARRYMNRGLALLDLIEEGNLGLIRAVEKFDPERGFRFSTYATWWIRQTIERGIMNQTRTIRLPVHVVKEINIYQRAARHLAQKLDHEPTPEDVADLLDKPIEDVKSMMGLNERVASVDAPLDQDPDRSLLDAIADESVEDPAMVMQSGDIQIQVVNWLNELSEKQRQVVERRFGLNGHEVATLEEVGEEIGVTRERVRQIQVEALKRLRAILEKNGYSGDSLF
- a CDS encoding Mth938-like domain-containing protein, producing the protein MQIHLETGDKDEYLIRAYEPGRIRINQESYSSSLIISPRALHTDWPVSHPDQLQRDHLRSILELGPELVLIGTGARLQFPPASVLQDLVASAIGFEVMDTAAACRTYNVLMSERRLVVAGLILPPVAA